The DNA region acccacctctgtCTACAAGTACCCCGGGTTGGGAATGTAGATCACAGCAACGCTAGGTTAAGGGACTAGGAGGACCACAGACATATAAAGCATTCACATATTCTGCATGAGGGCAGACTCACAAATGAGCGAGGGGTTGTCCTAGAGGTCAGACGTCCTTTCATGTAACGGTTTAGACAAAGGACAAAGGACTGCAGTGGACCTACCCGGAGGACAGGTAAAGGACAGGACAGGCAGGGCTGGAATCAGTTTTGCCTGGTCTACAGGCTCAGCTCAGTCTCTCCCTGCTGCCGCTCTGTTTTGATTAAGTCCCTAACCGGATTTTCCAATACCAATAGTCTCAATAAATCCATCTCTATGGGACATTCAACTGGCATTattcttctcttccctctgtgCTGGGGAAAAGCGCTCGGCACAGTTTGGAACAAGACATCCAATCGGCACTCCTCTCCATTGTCTTCCCCACCAGTGAATGAATGCTCTCGGCCAAATCCCCCCTCCATGTGCAGAGGCAGACTCCCTTGCTCACAGATGTGCTCAGCTCTAATTAGGCAGACCGCTGTACGTGTTGCGGGGGGGAAATCTCTTCGCACAGACATATCGTCTAGTGGCAGCTTTACAGATTTACGTCTTTTAATCTAgtttgtgtccgtgtgtgtaaGCTGGTGCTGAGGGAGAAAAAGACAGTGAGATATTGTAGCTGCTTTTGACGATTTAGTGATGAACCCAAACCTACAAAACAGCACTCAAAGAAATATGTGGCTGAgtatgtgagtgtgagtgtgtgtgtgtgtgtacactcatCCAGTTACAGAGCATACAGTATGCTTCAGACCTACAGAACTTGCTGAACATTCCCCTGAGACCTGCGTCATGAGCACAGAGGTTATTTCCTGTAGCTGAAGAGCAGCATGACTCTCTTCCTGTTCTGTGTGTGAAGAAGCATCAGGTTTGTCAGCCCTTCAGTCCCAGTTCTTCTATACTGTACACAGGTTACAAGGCAGACAAGCAGTTAGCAATAGATACATTTTGCCACACGAGTCATTTCCTCTCTCACTCTTAATACATTCAACATATCCCAAATAAAGATATCCCTTCTTGCATTATCAAATACCACGGTTTCAGCTTCTGAACATGAGCACTGAATGCGGAGAAACCTCATCAGTCTGGGTCTTTTTAAGGTGAACGTTTTAAATATTCACTGagagacacaaaaaaagaaaaactgtctCTGTGGTTATGTTTAAATGTCAAAGTCACAGCAGTATAGCTACTCTGAATTGAAAGAGCAAAGCCAATCCCTTTGGAAATATAGTTTTCACATTCACTCTCAAGGCATTCATGGACTATGATTACTACCTTCAGGCCTAAAAGCTTTGGCTCTTTAAAGAAGTGCTACATCTCAAGTTAAAGAAGAAGCTCAACCTACAACATGCATGCGATTTTTAAATTAACAGATGCATAATACTTTAGGGGGAATATTTCAGCTAGTACAATACGTGGCACTGACATGTATGCAGTGATATTTCTGGAAAAACTTGTTGCTTTGCTTGTTATTTAGAGTTTTGAGTTACCCCTGTGGTGACCcaatttccacaaaaaaactgtGCATCAATGACTATACTTAACTAAATCTATGAAACACACTAAAATGCAATACAGCATTGATGAACTTTAGCATGCAGAAGCAATGACAACGAGTAAAGTCTCTTTCTGTCTGGTGTTTCTTTTACCCAAACAAAAGAGCTGTTACCTTCTGCTTCTCCCCGACTCAtctcctccctcttcttctgTGTCCCTGGGGGAGGCTTTGCAACACGGTCCCTTCCAGCAGCTTCCTcctcacaacaaaaacattgttcttattctactttatttttctccccTCCATCTCAGTGGAGCTATTACTCTGCCTTATTCTGCATATGACCTAGGGGCGATGGGAGGCGGAACACATTGGCCATGGAAGATAATGTCCTTCCACAGAGCTGAAATCTACGAGCTGCACTTCTCTGCTGGTGGTTTTGCAGCTATTTGATTTTGTTGCAGTACAGCGGAGTGGAAGAGAGTCTTGCTCTCATTGTGGCCTATTGGTTACAGTTGTATATGCTGTTATTACATTAAGCATTAGCCCACTCAAAACATaaaatgaggcaccaaaataCATGCGTTTGTGCCAAGAGGACCATGTCCAATTCATCCACCCATTTATCCTCGAAGCTAGCAGCGGAGGGAGGAGGCCATCAGATTTACTTCCAACATTTGAATTGTATAATGTCCATATGTATATTATTTTCAAAGCCCACCTAGAAACAGTTACTTCTGTTGATAAAAGAATGAATGGTATAGTGAAAAAATTGTCATTGTTTTGTCGTTGATCCAGTACGCTTACTTCCTTTACAGGTTTGGCTATTCAATACATGTTAACTGTTTCAACTCTGAGAATATATTACGTAAATGCATTCCAAAAATACGAAGACTCCACAGTCATGCTAGCAGCGCTGTGAGGAAGTACTCAGGAGCAGTggtactttgagctaaatgctaatgtcaagTGCTAACGTGCTCATGACAATGTTAACAAACTAATGTTTaattagcaggtataatgttgttcaccatcttagtttaacaTGTTAGCATACTAACATTTGCTAATCTGAGTTGATATGGATGGAAATGGCATTAGTTTTGCACATATTTGTTCATAAACTTTGAGAAGATataattttgacctgatgatggcactagTTGAACAGCTGTGGATACATTTCACTTAAAAGGCACAAAAGTCAACCTTACAGTGGCACCAGAATAAAAGTCAGGGAATCACCAAATTCATTAGCCTTAATCCTCTGCAGACCAAAAATATCTCTACAAAATGTCATTGCcatccatccagtagttgttgagatatttcattcTGGACCAAAGCGGTAGACCGACTGAAAGACCGACATTGCCATTCCTAGAGCCATGCTGCTTGTGTGGCTAAAAATATGAATTCACTTACATAGAGAAGCTGCCGATTCATAGTGTGCCTCAGGTAATCTGACTGTCACCCTTtgtatctctctttttccttgTATGCATTTACATAAATAAGTCAACTTTCAACCTTGCTTTGAACTGTAGCCCTTGAAAGCAATTTTACAATTTTTACAAGCaagttctgtgtgtgtatttcttatTTCTTGTATAAGTACAAACTTAATGCTTAAGTGCCTTGTGTGCGACTACTGTCCTGCTGTTTACCCAAAGCCTTTATGCCAAGGTGTAGGTACACGCATACCCCTTGTCCTTTGTGTTCTATAAGGAAATGCTGAACATACTTGTACGGTCACAATCTTGAACTCTGTACAATCTGCTAAAaacaccaataaaaaaaaaaaaacaattaattcatcattttctacaaaacctgtgtgtgtgtgtgtgtgtgtgtgtgtgtgtgtgtgtgttaattttGCTCTCTAAATGGGCCAACTGAGCAGGCAGCAGACTGGTACAAATCCGACACTGGGACTCACTGGGACTACAAAGGGCTGAAATGTGATACACTTGCAAAAACAACCAAATCCCACAGAAGTTCTCCTCCAAGTTAAGTTCTTATTCCCCAgccaaatactttttttcttcacttttgttCAAAGGGGGTGTATGGGTTGGGGTTGGGGCATTCATTTCTTAATTGCACAGACAGAAAGGATTTCCTGCTACAAAAAAATGGCTTGTCTAGCACATTACGAGCTTTACCAATTCACTCCACAATAAATTTGTTAATGAGTTTAGGATTATATTGATGTGTTTAGTATTATGAAAGTATActttctccgtgaaccatcaccttatcgtggtggagaggtttgtgtgtctctgtgaacctgagggctgtgttgtctggagctttgtgctcctggtagggtctcccaaggcaaagtggtctcaggtgaggggccagacaaagaatggttcaaaaaccccaatgaagaagcaaggtagagatggagtgaccctgcccggaggaagcccggggcccccgtctggagccaggcccagacggcgggctcgtcggcgagcgcctggtggccgggtttgccacggagcccggccgggcacagcccgaacaagctacgtggctcccatctctccagcccatgggcccaccacctgtgggaggaaccgttggggtcgggtgcgatgccacatgggtggcagtgaaggtcaggggcctcgacggaccagaccagggcggcagacgctggctctggggacgtgggcgtcacctctctgggggaaggagcggaactggtgcgggaggtggagcgctaccggttagatctggtggggcttacctcacgcacagtctcggttctggaaccatactcctggataggggttggactcttttcttctccggagttgcccagggtgtgaggcgccgggcgggtgtggggatactcacaagccccggctggcgccccgctgtgttggagtttaccccggtggacgagagggtcgcctccccacgcctgcgggttgtgggggaaaactctgactgttgtttgtgcatatgcaccaaacaggagttcggagtattcggccttcttggagaccttgactggagtcctgcatggggctccagtgggggactccattgttatgctgggggacttcaacgcacacgtgggcaatgatggagacacctggaggcgtgattgggagggcggcctcctgatctaaaccagagtggttgtttgttgttggacttctgtgctagtcatggattgtctataacgaacaccatgttcgaacatagggatgctcataagtgtacctggtaccagagcaccctaggccgaaggtcaatgatcgatttcataattgtttcatctgatctgaggccgtatgttttggacactcgggtgaagagaggggcagagctgtcaaccgatcaccatctggtggtgagttgggtcagggggggtgggggaagactctggacagacctggtaagcccaaacgtgtagtgcgggtaaattgggaacgtctggaggaggcccctgtccgacagactttcaactcacacctccggcggagcttttcgtgcatccctgtggaggctgggggcattgaacccgagtggacaatgttcaaagtttccattgctgaagctgcggcgaggagctgtggtcttaggatcttaggtgcctcaaggggcggtaacccacgaacaccgtggtggacaccagtggtcagggagccgtccgactgaagaaggagtccttccgggatatgttatctcggaggactccggaggcagttgcagggtaccgaagggcccgaagggctgcagcctctgccgtgaaagaggcaaagcagcgggtgtgggagaagtttggagaagacatggagaaggactttcggtcggcaccaaagtgtttctggaaaactgttcgccacctcaggagggggagcggggaaccatccaagctgtgtacagtaaggatgggacactgttgacctccactgaggaggtaatagggcggtggagggagcactttgaggaactcctgaatccgactaatacgccctctatgttagaggcagagctggaggataacgggggattgtcgtcgatttcccaggcggaagtcactgatgtagtcaaacaactacacagtggcaaagccccggggattgatgagatccgtccagaaatgctcaaggctctgggtgtggagggttgtcctggttgacacgcctcttcaacattgcgtggaagtctgggacggtgccaaagggtggcagactggggtggtggttcctcttttaaaaaagggggaccagagggtgtgtgccaattataggggtatcacacttctcagcctccctggtaaagtctactccaaggtgctggaaaggagggttcggccgatagtcgaacctcgggttgaggaggaacaatgcggattccgtcctggtcgtggaacaacggaccagctcttcactcgcaaggatcctggagggagcctgggagtatgcccaaccggtctacatgtgttttgtggatttggagaaggcgtatgaccgggtcccccgggagatactgtgggaggtgctgcgggagtatggggtgagggggtctctactcagggccatccaatctctgtatgaccaaagtgagagctgtgtccgggttctcggtagtaagtcggactcgtttcaggtgagggttggcctccgccagggctggcgctttgtcaccaatcctgtttgtaatatttatggacaggatatcgaggcgtagtcggggtggggaggggttgcagtttggtgggctggggatctcatcgctgctctttgcagatgatgtggtcctgatggcatcatcggccctgcgaccttcagcactcactggatcggttcgcaaccgagtgtcaagcggttgggatgaggatcagcacctctaaatcggaggccatggttctcagcaggaaaccgatggaatgccttctccaggtagggaatgagtccttaccccaagtgaaggagttcaagtaccttggggttttgttcgcgagtgaggggacaatggagcgggagattggtcggagaatcgggcgcagcgggtgcggtattgcattcaatctatcgcaccgccaggacgaaaagagagctgagccagaaggcaaagctctcgatctaccggtcagttttcgttcctaccctcacctatggtcatgaaggctgggtcatgaccgaaagaacgagatccagggtacaagcggcgaaatgggtttcctcaggagggtggctggcgtctcccttagagatagggtgagaagctcagtcatccgtgaggagctcggagtagagccgctgctcctttgcgtcgaaaggagccagttgaggtggttcgggcatctggtaaggatgccccctgggcgcctccctagggaggtgttccaggcacgtccagctgggaggaggcctcggggaagacccaggactaggtggagggattatatctccaacctggcctgggaacgcctcgggatcccccagtcggagctggttaatgttgctcgggaaagggaagtttggggtcccctgctggagctgctccccccgcgacccgacaccggataagcggacgaagatggatggatggatggactttcaTACAGAACTTAATCAGGGTGGCAGGTATCCAGCTATGCAGTGCTTTGCTTACCTGCATCACCTTCTTGTTATCTTTATTTTGCTGATTTCCTGtgcagaaacagaaaaagacagtTATGAGTTAGTAACTGGTCGAAAATTGCATGTTTTAAACTTCATTTTACTTTCACAAATCACCTTTCATCTGTCTGGAACCCAAAAGCATGGGTATTTGTCAACACAATTAAATTATGTGCATGGTTTTAAAGGAATGCTTAACAAACATAATCCAGTAAGATAAGCTAAATCATTGTTGGGTAGTTTTCTTGGTGTGTACTTTGTGCTGTGGATTGCAATAATCAGATGCAATTAAATTCTCAATCAATTTGACCTATTCTCTTACAGTATACTGCATTTACCTGCCATAGGCTATATGttcatttttaaaagtaaaacaatCCACTGTCTGTATTGAATGTTTCAAACAATACTTTgtttgaatatactgtatgtgactatgCCACAAGAAATTAGAAGCAAACTCCTCCAGCCATCATATAATGAACAAAGAGCAATAACACCTCCTAGTGGAACCATTTGAGTTTAGCATGCATAAGGGAGGCATCTCCAAACCATAGTTGTTACTGGCTTTCCATTCACTGTACAATTAATTATTctatagagagatagagagagcgTGAGTCTTTTTAACCAGAGCAATTGAGGTCATCGAGGTGTGTTTTTGCAACATTTGAGTAGTTTACATTCAGCATTTAGAAACTCACACATGGTGGGTATTTTATTAGCTGATTGCAGTGCTTTTAAACTCATATGtttaacattgatttattttaggctgacaaaaaaataataaagtctTCAGTATTTCTCCCCCAGACATCCTAGCATGGAGATGGCTTTAAAACACCATTTAGATTGTCAATTGGTAAATAAAATTTGCAGTAACTATAAATGACCAGCTAGGCTAACTGaatgaatggccttctttttgGTCTGTGATTACAGTTTTCTGAGAAAGTTGAAAGGAAACTTAAGTTACACACAGTTGGAaacatacagtagcctacaaaaATATATGAATGTTTGTTTTATGAGCAGGCCATATTGTAAGCTAGACATACTGTACGGGTACATTGGTGACAGAAACTGAAAGCAAGAAATCCCCCATGAATCATGTCTATGAATCCCCTCCTCCGCAGTAGGGCGGTTACTGTAAACTAACTTTAACATTAGCAGTTGGTTCATTTCTTAAAATAGACTGATGTTAAGCTATATCAAATCAGCATGATTGCCGCCGAGTCAAGCAGGTTTCCTGCGTGGTTTATCACCTTGGTCTTGCTCACCCTCCTTGTGTCGGCGTAAGTAAAGTTACATAGATCCATAGATCACGTATATGAAGTCTGTGAGCTAGCTAGGCTCCATGATGGTGTTATGTCAAAGTCTGCACCCCGTTTGTGGTCGTTAAATTTAGGTTAACGCTAAATGTATAGCTAGCTACTTAGAGAGGAATGTTAACGTGTATAGGGTAAGGTTGGGTTGAGGTTAAGTATCACATTAGACGGCAGGAATTGAGAGGTTTTGGGCTGACAGTATGGGGAAACAAATCGATCAGTAGCGCCCGAtgggtaacgttaacgttaacctCTAGCAAAGCGTCGACGAGCTAGTGCTATTTTAATGTAGTAATCggttatttatttcaattaatATAGTTGTAAAACTTACTTTCACTTTCGTTTTCTGTTGTCTACAGTAGTGCCTCTTCATCAGGGCAAAACGGAAGCCATTGTATCGATGGCACATACGACCATGAGGGAAGGACCTGTTGTCTGTGTGGTGCTGGTAAGTGTCGTCTTATTATTTGGACTTCTGGTTAGTGTCAGTCAGTGGAAACCTGTTTTATACTGTCCATGGTGGTTACATGTGAACTTAATGGCAATATGAAAATCAGTTTAtaatttttctcagttttttacACACGTTTTCTGAAAGCATGTTTCCAAAACTCACTACACATtcaaaaactcaaacaaaaaggCTAAAATCAATAAATCGCCTGCAAAATGAAACTGCTATGTCttctcaaaatgtaattttgtgttcaaatgacacacacacacaatcatgacATTTCTTAGAACCAGTTGAACTCTATAAGCGCTCAATGTTAAAAACTATTATGAATGGAAAACTGAAGACTTATGTCTTTTGCATGTTCAGTGTTACACTAACTAAGTTTGTACACGTCTGCTTtcgtataaataaaaaaacatataccgtaatataaacacaaatagcctatgtgtttgtgtggtgaGTAGTGACAACGTTTGTGTTGTTGGACACAGGCTTGTCACGCAAAACCTTTAGCCACAGCAGAACGATAACATGAAATGTTAAGATATTGATAAATATGGCCATTTCAaactgttagtgtgtgttttgCCAGAAAAGGTGGTACAATACTAACTTTTAGAAATCTTTGCATGTGGTtgcctgtgtgggtgtgtaaaTCATAGGATGGACCAAACTGAGTAAAACATTTCCTTCTGCCTCTGGCTCATGTGTCTCCATACTGTAGGTCTGCACCTGGTAGAGCACTGCACTACGGATCTACAAATTGGAAAATGCCAGACCTGTCCTAAATTGGAATACAGCAGTCACCCTAATTACGAGACGTCCTGTGAGCCCTGCACATCCTGCTCCCAACCCAGTGGTATaatagacagttttttttttagaaaatatacAGTTCTAAGAAAGGTGAAGGTCTGTCCGCACCTCTAATGTTTGTTGTGTGGTTTTACTGTCCTTTTAGCCAATCTAGAGGTGGACGAACCTTGTACCCCTGCCAGGAACACTAGGTGTCGATGTAAAGAGAATCACTATTGCAGCAGCGACATAAAACCCTGTATAACCTGCAAGCCTTGTAAAGTGTAAGTTCTGTTCCTAtatgaaaactaaaaaatatatgtaaagcTTCTAAAAACTTGGCCTTATTGACTGCcaacagaattaaaaaaaataattatgttaAATACTGTCACTCACACTTGCTTTACTTTTGGTTCAAGATGTGATGAGGGCATCGAAGTAGACTGTACACCCAACAGTGACACAGTCTGCAAGGAAAAAATTGGTATGGTTTAGTTAGCATTATTGTATCATGGTGGCTTCAATCGGTATATTTCCATGTAATTTATAAACAGAAATGGTGTAATTTTGTTTgtgataaaaatgtaatgtgtctttgtgtttcagGGGATAATAAACTATGGATAATATTAGGCATAATTGTCCCAATGCTTGTCATTGGACTTGTTGTTGGACTTGCTGTTGGACTTGCATGCCATTGGAAGCGGAGACGCGACCGTGAGTATTTCTACTACTATGCAACTATATTTAATGGGACTAGCAGAGGGCACTAAAACATCATGTTACCCTCAGTAGAATAGCAAAATACAGTAATAATACCAGAGGTTCAGTTCACATTCAATTcaagaaatattcagatttattgatgttttttatCTTCTTAATAAtcagtttgtgtctttttataTATCAATTGTCAACATAAGGAGAGAGACGACACCCAGTCGAACTGACAGATTTTACTGCAGCTAAGGTGAGTTTTTCACCAGTCCAATGTGATCTCTTTTAGTCCATTTATAACTCTCTGACCTGCTTTAAGATGTTTGGCCTTTGTTCGGTTTTATCTCACCTCTTttgtaggggtgggaatcaccagaggcctcacaatacgatatcatcacgatacttatgtcacgatacgatattattgcgattttaaacatattacaatattctgcaatatattgcaatgtattacctttttcccaattttaaatttttcccaatttcaaatgatgtccccaaaggaaaatgttgtcaacatctgttttattgaaaaagatagatttctctgtttgttcatctcacttcaattatattgctgcaaaatgggattgtcaagaaGACAGACTGGTGGGTTTCTGAAACCTTTGGTGTCCATGTTAGTGTGCTTGCTGTATCAGTACTATTGTTGTGTGACATATTTGTAAAGCTTGTGTATGTGTAAgcaatttgttattttatcactgtggaattgtaatttatttattaacattcATTCTACTTCTGTTTCTCATTTGCAGAGTCAGTTACTTAGAGGTAAGAAAAgcagattttattttgcaatattaGAGCTTTAGTTGCTATTTCACTATATGTTGAGCTTGTTAGATGaaagcggattgattgataacCAGACTgaatttacatttcattttacgTCATTATTCAGTCTTATATTGTGTCATGTTCTTTTTGGGAGGGttgtattttattaagtttttttcTAACCAATCAGTTGTGAGTGCCAACATCATTTTTGGTTGACATGTT from Perca flavescens isolate YP-PL-M2 chromosome 17, PFLA_1.0, whole genome shotgun sequence includes:
- the LOC114572155 gene encoding tumor necrosis factor receptor superfamily member 6 isoform X2 — translated: MSNSASSSGQNGSHCIDGTYDHEGRTCCLCGAGLHLVEHCTTDLQIGKCQTCPKLEYSSHPNYETSCEPCTSCSQPSANLEVDEPCTPARNTRCRCKENHYCSSDIKPCITCKPCKVCDEGIEVDCTPNSDTVCKEKIGDNKLWIILGIIVPMLVIGLVVGLAVGLACHWKRRRDRERRHPVELTDFTAAKSQLLRAPVVDLQPHLPDIAEVIGWNDMKVVAMYSSIQNPAIEECQMNHPGNIQEAKLELLKIWVEKNGREASRNIVQILQSKGKRDTAEKVMDILSRPNNNPA
- the LOC114572155 gene encoding tumor necrosis factor receptor superfamily member 6 isoform X1, whose translation is MIAAESSRFPAWFITLVLLTLLVSASASSSGQNGSHCIDGTYDHEGRTCCLCGAGLHLVEHCTTDLQIGKCQTCPKLEYSSHPNYETSCEPCTSCSQPSANLEVDEPCTPARNTRCRCKENHYCSSDIKPCITCKPCKVCDEGIEVDCTPNSDTVCKEKIGDNKLWIILGIIVPMLVIGLVVGLAVGLACHWKRRRDRERRHPVELTDFTAAKSQLLRAPVVDLQPHLPDIAEVIGWNDMKVVAMYSSIQNPAIEECQMNHPGNIQEAKLELLKIWVEKNGREASRNIVQILQSKGKRDTAEKVMDILSRPNNNPA